A section of the Nymphaea colorata mitochondrion, complete genome genome encodes:
- the rps19 gene encoding ribosomal protein S19, producing the protein MARRSIWKGSFVDLFLMKKTRENEVSNVGLRSRDAKSSSAALRSSSTGVTILRKIWSRRSSILPEFVDCGVRIYNGKTSVRCQITEGKVGHKFGEFAFTRKRRPSRTNIGPGRRGKK; encoded by the coding sequence ATGGCACGACGATCTATATGGAAGGGCAGTTTTGTTGACCTTTTTTTAATGAAGAAAACAAGAGAGAATGAAGTGAGCAATGTAGGCTTGCGTAGCAGAGACGCCAAAAGCAGCAGTGCAGCCTTGCGTAGCAGTAGCACAGGCGTCACCATTCTCAGGAAAATTTGGTCACGTAGATCTTCTATTTCGCCGGAATTCGTTGATTGCGGAGTACGAATTTACAATGGAAAAACTCCTGTTCGTTGTCAGATCACCGAAGGAAAGGTTGGTCATAAATTTGGAGAGTTTGCTTCTACACGGAAACGAAGACCTTCGAGAACAAATATTGGACCGGGAAGAAGGGGGAAAAAGTAA